In the Capsicum annuum cultivar UCD-10X-F1 unplaced genomic scaffold, UCD10Xv1.1 ctg76370, whole genome shotgun sequence genome, AATGAAAGTGGTATTattgacttgaaagtgtttactTCAAGCACCAAAGTGAACAAGTACCCAACATGACTTAAAAAAGGTGAAACAAAGAAGATGATTACAATACTTGAACATACAAGTACAACTTTAAACTTATTCAGTTTCCAACATCATCGTAATAAAACACAAGACATCCAAAGTTCGGTACAAAATACAACATTATTGTAGTAAAAAGCAGTACAGTTTACAGCACCAACGCGAACGTTTTCTTGTATTAGTCCTTCAGCATTGCAACTTGAAACATTTCCCATTTCCAACTGTTTTCATCTTCACATTGTTGGCTTCACAGTGAGATGAGCAGCGACCTTCTGACCACAAGACTTGTCAGCCTGCAATGTATTCATACAAAAAGATTGGTTTTGTTTACCGTGCTTCATTAGGACCGAAGAATCATGGTAAAGAAGGGAAAAACTCAAACCTGAGACAAGTACGATATCCATATACTGCGTATCTCATGAGTGACTCAGGGATCGGATAAAGACTCAACCTATTTGTTGATATATCTGTCTTGCCTGAAATAGCAAGGTTACTCAGTTATCCCCGCGTGTTTAAGAGGGGGGAGAATGGCCatattaatatgaagaagaaccaAATTACCTGTCAGGTGCCCAGGATCTGTATCTCTCCCCTGCCTGCTTGAAGTTGTTCTCTTTCGGAATGACACACTAAAAAACCAATAACATACATATGTGAGTGAAATTAAACTCATTCATAGATTAATAAAACACGATTTATACAGATGAACAATAAGAAAGATTGGCCTCACCATTTGACGCCTTCCTGTCAAGACACAAGAAGGAATTGGGTACTGCTCGGCAGGACGACAAGGATCAAACCTTGAGGGCAAATAATCCACCTGGAAAATTTAGTTATACATCAGAAGAATTCTAATAGGAACTTGCAATGTGCCTTGTAAAGTCAATAATGTTCAAAAACTCACATGCCACCTTACAGTTCAGAGGACAAcgaaaatataaggaaaaaaataaaatagcactaGTTGACTGGTGCTTAATACCTCCTCATCGCGATGCATGAAGTTCATGGCACCATCACGGTGATTATTTTGATGAGCACACTTGGGAGCGTTAACTAGGAGCTGCATATAGTTTAGTCCAATACGGTGTCTCTGAGTATCAGCATATGCAAATATCCTAGTCTGGAGAAGCTTATCCTCCGAATAGTAGATACCAGGGACAATATGTCCAGGGTTAAATGCGAGCTGCTCATTCTCTGCAAAGAAGTTATCGATGTTACTATTCAATACCAATCGACCAACTGGCATCAATGGCAAGATATCCTCAGGCCAAATCTTGGTTACGTCAAGAGGGT is a window encoding:
- the LOC124894642 gene encoding catalase-like, with amino-acid sequence MTEEEAIRVGGTNPSHSTKDLYYSIAAGNYPEWKLFIQIMDPEDVDKFDFDPLDVTKIWPEDILPLMPVGRLVLNSNIDNFFAENEQLAFNPGHIVPGIYYSEDKLLQTRIFAYADTQRHRIGLNYMQLLVNAPKCAHQNNHRDGAMNFMHRDEEVDYLPSRFDPCRPAEQYPIPSCVLTGRRQMCVIPKENNFKQAGERYRSWAPDRQDRYINK